Sequence from the Bubalus kerabau isolate K-KA32 ecotype Philippines breed swamp buffalo chromosome 17, PCC_UOA_SB_1v2, whole genome shotgun sequence genome:
CTGGGATGGGACCTGGGTACCTGATTCGTGTCAGTCACTTCAGTGAATCACTTTAGAGAGGAGGGGACTGAAGCAGGGGGAGGGGTGTACTGCCTGAAACTTAGGTCCTCTCTCCTGCCCACAATGCCAGCATCTCCTTACATGCAGTCAGCATCAGTGCAGTGGGCAGGGTGCAGGGTAAATTAGGAGTGTGAGATTAATGTAcgcacagtactatatataaaatagataagcaacaaggacctactgtatagctcagtcGGGAACTATactaaatattctgtaataacatataagagaaaagaacctaaagaagtgtatatatatatatgtatacgcatatatatatatagttttcatatatatagttttccctggtggctgagtggtaaataatctgtctgccaatgtaggagacatgagtttgatccctgggtggggaagatacctgtagaggaaatggcaacccactccagtattcttgtctgggaaatcccatggacagagaaacctggcgggctacagtctatggggctacaaagagttggacgtgacttagcaactaaagagcaaaatatatatatatatattttaatatataactgaattatatatatatttatatatatatacatataactgaattgctttgctgtatccctgaaactagcacaactatacttgaaaaaaaaaaaaaacccgaccTCAGTGTAGCAGCATGTAACATGTTACAGGCGAGTGCTAAACTTTCACATTTGTTGGGTCATTTAGTCCCCGTGGCAACCCTGTCAGGTTGGTCCTCTTGTCAGTCTATTTTATAGATGGGCAAACTAAGGCAGCTCCCCCTAGGTCACACAGCAGTACCAGCACTCACACAGTTGTTATTCAAGTGTAACTTCAGTGACACTAGGGAGAACCTAGTGTGTAGGTCATGAACCTATGGTGCAGAGGCCTGTTGAATCCTGATAACAAGTGGAGGTGGCCGTTGGTGCCGTTTCTCCACACAGTGGAAGAGGAAACGTCTTTTGCTTGGGTCTCTTGCTCTTGTCTCTCGCTTGAGGTCACCCACCTAAGCAGGCCTGAGAGCTCAATTTCCGTTCCATTCATTCCAGCAGACACAGTATTTAAGGAGTCTGGTCTGTATGCCGCCCCATGTTCCAGGAGCTGGGGCTACACAGAGGGGAAAAAGCAAGGTCGCTACCTGTTGGGGAGGCAGCCGTCTCACAGGGAAAAAGACCATAAGCAGACCAGTAAATAGACAACATCACGTGTAAGAGAGGGGCATGCTCTGAAGAATGAGGAAGCCGACTCAGACGAAGGGGGCTGAAGGGGAGATCTTGAAGACAGGCTGCTCTGGGAATGGGGAGAAGGCAGTACAGGCAGAGGGAACCCCAGTATCAGGGCCCACGAAGAGACCACACCAGGCGTGCCTGAGACCAGCAGGGAGACCAGTGCGGCCAGGTGGAGAGAGTAGGCGGGGGCGTGAGGCCAGGGCACGGGCGGGATCCGTAGCATGCAGGGCCTTGAGGGCTGTGGTGAGGACTTTGACTTTGACTCTAAGCAAGATGGCAGCCAGGGGAGGGCTCTGAACTGAAGAGGGATGTGATCTGACCTAGGTGTTAATGGGGTCCCTCTGGCTGTGTGTGAGGACAGACTGGCAGCGGGTAAAGGTGGAATCGGGAGTCCAGTGAGGAGCTGACTTCAGTAGTCCAGGCAGGAAATGACAGTGGCTAGACCGAGCTGTTGGACAGAGTGCAAACTATTAGTTTgtgaatcagtcagttcagttcagtcgctcagtcatgtccgactctttgtgaccctatggactgcagcacgccaggcttccctgtccatcactaactcccagagttgactcaaactcacgtccactgagtcggtgataccatccaaccatctcatcctctgtcgtccctttctcctcctgccttcaatctttcccagcgtcagggttttttcaaatgaatcagttctttgcatcaggtggccaaagtactagagtttcagcttcagcatcagtccttccgatgaatattcagggctgatttcctttaggatggattggttggatctccttgctgtccaaaggactctcaagaatatatatatatatatacacatatatatatatgtatatatatatatatacacacatatatatatgtgtgtatatatatatttttttaatttaaaatatatatttttctccctgagcatttcttgtttttgtttgccACTTCTAACCAGGGATAACCCGGTTAGAGTTCCCTAAGCCGGAATAACCCAGgccacttccttggtggctcagatggtaaggactccgcctgccaacacaggagacctaagagatgtgggttcaatccttgggtcaggaagatccccctgaagaaggaaatggcaacccactccagtattctagcctggagaatcccatggacagaggagcctggcaggttacagttcatggagttgtaaagagtcggacacaactgagcaactaacacacacactcttatgaaagcaccaaatcctaaccactggttAATCCTAACTAGGGAACTGCCTGCGGCACCGCCCCGACATTTGTCTTTTATGATCTGAATATTTTTGAAGAACCAggctaatgtttttgtttttttggtagaCTGTTCCTCAGTTTGAGTTGCCTCAATAGATTGAGGTCATCCGTTTTTGGCAGGGCCACCATAGACGGGGTGCCCTGTCCCGAGTGTCATATCAGGATGCCCTTGGGGTTTGTTTGCCCCATTACTGTACATGTTGATTTAATGCCAACGTTAGACTGGTGTCTACCACTTCCTCCACTGCAGAGTTACTCTGAAGTCTTTACAAGGAATATCTTCTGAGGAGGTACTTTTAACACTTTGCAGATATCCTGGGCCTTCTCAAACATATGGTAAGGactttcccctctcctccctgtgtttcatttatttatttaaaataagtatgaCTCAAAAAATttcacccttaaaaaaaaaatccccctttTGAGCTGACTCCTGTGTGAATGGGAACTTACTTGgaagatgtgctgtgcttagtccctcagtcgtgtctgactctttgtgacctcatgggctgtagccccccaggctcctctgtccatggggattgtccaggcaagaatactggagtgggttgccacaccctcctccacaaATAATGGATTGGATGGGCTGTTTGTGAGAGAGGTCAGGGCTTGttcttttagcaaatatttattgccaGGGACTGGGGATAAAAGCAGTACAGGGAATCTcttggcggtccagtgattaggactccacacttctactatagtgggccatgggtttgatctctggtccaggaaccaAGATCCTCTgggtggcacagccaaaaacttaaaaaataaaatttaaaaagcagtgcAAAGGCTCTGCTTTCATGGACCTTGTAAATGGGGGTGATAGGTCCTGGGAAGAGGGGTGACTGGCCAAGGGATGGCACAGATTTTAGAAGGGGGACTTAGGAGTGGGGTTTTGGACAGGTTAAGTGGAAATGGGGTAGATAGGCCTCTGCCCCAAGCCCCCTCTTCCTGTAGCTCCACACTCCCCATAATGACTCCCTGGTCTACTTCTTCACCCAACAGCCAGGATAATGCAGACTCCGCTGGCCACTCCTGTGCCTGTGCTCCGGCTCCCCCGGGGTCCTGATGGCTCGAACCAAGGCTTTGCTCCCGATGGACGCAGAGCTCCCCCGAAACCGGAAGTCCCTGAAGTCCCGGAGCCTCCAGAGTCTCGGGAATCCCGGGAACAGCAGGCTCGAGCCTCCCTCCGGGAGCGCTACCTCCGCAGCCTGCTGGCCATGGTGGGGCGCCCAGTGTGCTTCACTTTGCACGAGGGTGTGCAGGTGATCGCCCACTTCGGAGCCACCGACCTGGACGTGGCCAATTTCTACGTGTCGCAGC
This genomic interval carries:
- the GEMIN7 gene encoding gem-associated protein 7 isoform X1, whose protein sequence is MGRSAGSGRRILSCKELTVELPRQEEPHKKKRQSQSPLYARIMQTPLATPVPVLRLPRGPDGSNQGFAPDGRRAPPKPEVPEVPEPPESRESREQQARASLRERYLRSLLAMVGRPVCFTLHEGVQVIAHFGATDLDVANFYVSQLQTPIGVQAEALLRCSDIISYTFKP
- the GEMIN7 gene encoding gem-associated protein 7 isoform X2, encoding MQTPLATPVPVLRLPRGPDGSNQGFAPDGRRAPPKPEVPEVPEPPESRESREQQARASLRERYLRSLLAMVGRPVCFTLHEGVQVIAHFGATDLDVANFYVSQLQTPIGVQAEALLRCSDIISYTFKP